The proteins below come from a single Rosa rugosa chromosome 2, drRosRugo1.1, whole genome shotgun sequence genomic window:
- the LOC133730909 gene encoding uncharacterized protein LOC133730909, protein MEKELVEVFEEVMKAAEPTKSCDGDAEESNSLSLGPVRDYIVYFHFMDTLGLKSNCFFESSCSWRIDMGLELTCHVQAKVNFCTKYWFSYRYLSLRLGPVSHLCTDRSFASETEDIGSSNSQEGGKFNDYSPSISKEFCFFPTKTAYDPSESTSSMWNSEGEDRSLEPTLKKRKATFRNNEEDGQFFCQPPGQPNKFPGRFTGPEWFRVYSVCTLHTMVVGKTG, encoded by the exons ATGGAGAAGGAGCTGGTGGAGGTGTTTGAGGAGGTGATGAAGGCGGCGGAACCCACGAAATCGTGTGACGGAGACGCCGAGGAAAGCAAttccttgagccttggcccggTTAGGGATTACATTGTTTATTTTCATTTCATGGATACTCTCGGCTTGAAGAGTAATTGCTTCTTTGAATCCTCTTGTAGCTGGAGGATAGATATGGGTCTCGAACTAACCTGTCATGTACAAGCCAAAG TAAATTTCTGTACTAAATATTGGTTTTCATATAGATATTTATCTTTGAGGTTGGGTCCTGTCTCACATTTATGTACTGATAGAAGCTTCGCCAGTGAAACGGAAGATATTGGTTCGAGTAATTCTCAAGAGGGTGGAAAGTTCAACGATTATTCACCATCTATAAGTAAGGAGTTCTGTTTCTTTCCTACTAAGACTGCTTATGATCCCTCTGAGTCCACTTCAAGCATGTGGAATTCAGAGGGTGAAGATCGGAGTTTGGAGCCAACTTTAAAGAAGCGCAAAGCAACTTTTAGAAACAATGAAGAGGATGGGCAATTTTTCTGCCAGCCACCTGGCCAGCCCAACAAGTTTCCTGGTCGATTTACAGGGCCAG aatggtttagggtttatagTGTGTGTACACTGCACACAATGGTTGTGGGGAAGACAGGCTGA